Below is a genomic region from Paludicola sp. MB14-C6.
TATTGTATATAATGTTGCTAAGGTTTGAACTATATTGCTAAATTATGAAATATATTTATGAGCAGTGTGCAATATTTTGTTATTTTATTAAATTTTTGCACTGTGACTTTACAATTTATTGATAGAAACTTGTTTTTTCAATCTTACAATTAGTAATTTATTGGTGAATTGTTTAACCTCTACATAATGACAAAATACAAAAGATATTTGCCAAACACATCACTTATGGTATAATAAAATAGAAAAATCATTAACTTTTTAAGAGGTAATTTATGAATATCAATCAAACAAAGGATATTAGAACTGCAAATCGCATTAAAATAATTGATGCTATTATAAAAAACAAAGAGATATCTCGTGTAGAGATTTCAAAAGCAGCTAACCTTAATAAAGCAACTATATCTACCATAGTAAAAGAGTGGATTGACCTTAATATTATAACAGAAACAGAGCTTGGAAGCTCGTCAGGCGGACGCAAGCCTATTATGCTAATGCAAAACCCTAATGCGGGTTATTGCATTGCAATTGATATCGGTGTTACAAAAATAAAAGTTATTATTACGAATTTATGTAATGAAATTAAAGAAACTTATAATATTCCTCTTGTAACCAACCAATTTGTTACTAACTACAAGCAACTTTATACCTATCTTGACAAGGTAATTTCAGCAATGGATCCATCGCCCTATGGTATTATTGGCATAGGAATATCCGTAAGAGGTGTTGTTGACTTAGAAGGTGTGATACGAAATGTACCTATACTCAAATGGAAAAACATTGATATTAGAAGTCTTTTAATTGATCGATATCATGTTCCTGTATTTGTTAACAATGACGGTAACTTAATGGCTCTTGCTGAACAAGAAAACAATAATCAGTATGATAATTTTGCTGTTATTAGCATTACAGATGTCATTTCTACAGGTTTGGTTATTAACGGCAAGCTTTTACAAGGACATCATGGTTTTGCCAATGCAATTGGACATCATACAATCAATTTCACAGAAACAGCACAATGTTCTTGTGGCAAATACGGTTGTTGGGAACAATATTGCTCAAACGATGCAGTTATTAACCAAATGAATCAATTAATAGATAAACCCATTAGCCGTATTCAAGAATTCATTGCTATGGTTAAAATTCAAGATCCTTCAGCAATGATAGTTTTAAATCAATTTATTAAAAATCTTGCCATTGGAATAGATAACATTATTTTTGTTTTGGATTGTGAAGTTATCATTATTAACTCTGAAATCGTATCTGCTCTTCCTTATATTATTTCTGAGGTTCTCAAAAATACGGTTCTTCCTATTACACAGACACAGGATATTTTTATTTCTCAGTTAGGCGAAGATGCAGCAATTTTAGGTGCATCAAAGCATTGTATTTATAATTTTTATACTGAATTAGCAAATCATCCTAAATATGATTAACACTTATTCACTACGCTCAAATAAGCAGTAAAAGCGGTGCCAGTAATGAAACTGACACCGCTTTTAGGTTTATTTAGCTTAGTAAATTAACTTATGTCTGAAATAGAAGAAATGGTCGCTATGAGAATGGATAGATAACATTTTTGTATGTGGATGATCTTTAGAACCAAATTCTTTTCCAAACTTACCAATTGATAGCGCTTGACCACCAATATAAAGACAAGAATAGTTAAAGAAAAGCTCGTCCATTAAACCTTGAGAAACTAAATAATGCATATATGTTGGAGTTTCAACAAGAACCTTATTCAATCCAAATTTCTTCATAATGTATAATGCAACTTGTGAGTTTGGCGCATTGTCGCCTGTTGCTATGACAATAACCTTATTTTGATTTTCTTTCATAAGGTTAATCATATCTTCCGTTACATCTTTCACATTATTAACAGGACCAATTACAACATATTCATTTTTAATATTTTCTTCTATTACCTTTATACCTGCTGCTGATGTACTAATCATTACAGGTATTTCAGGTGAATGGAAAAGAACATGATCAAAAGGAATATCTGTTGCATCAAGTGAAGAGATAATATTCCATGGAACAGGCGTTAAGCCTGCATCAATTCTTGCATCTTCTAAATCTTGATCAAAAACATGACAAGTATAATCGCTCTCTGCTTGCATCGTTCCAGCACCGATAATATCGCCATCGCAAGAAGCACGAAGCATATTTAAAATCCACCAGTCAGCAGTTGCACCATCTTCATCGTACTGATTTAATTTTGCAATCAATGGACCTTGTGGTGCATCAGTAAATGCAATTTTACCATCGATTGATGTTACAAGGGAAGTATAAGTGTATGGTCTATCCTCGTGTAATTCAACAAATTTAAGCTCACCATAAATATCTTTTATATGATCACAAGTTAACGTAGTAATCTTTGCATTTTTTAAATCTTCGCTTTCGTAGATTTTATTTAATTTAATTTTTTCTACGTCAAACGGCATTTTAAATAATGAAGTAGCCATTCAATTGTATCTCCTTTTTTTATATTAAGCTTCCGCCACAAACGTGCATAATCTCACCTGTGATAAATCCGCTTTCATCACTTGATAGGAAAGAAATTGCGTTTGCCATATCTTCAATTTTGCCCATTTTGTGTAGTGGATATATGCTAGCGTAAGCTTCTTCCAAAGCTGCTGGATCTTCTGCTTCTTGAAAGCGTTGCTCAATCATTGGTGTGCGAACAAGACCAGGAAGAATACAGTTTACACGAATGTGAGGTGCATATTCAAGAGCAATACATTTTGTTAACATAATTACGCCTGCTTTAGATGGACAGTAGCCGATTCTTTCTGGAATTGGATGAACGCCAAGGTCAGAACCAACTGTTACTATTGTAGAATTTTCTTGTTTCTTAAGCTCAACAATAGCCGCTTTTGCCATATTGAATACGCCGCCTAGGTTAATTTGTAATTCTCGATTAAATGATTCTGAAGTTGTTGATTCTAGTGAGCCAACAAAAGTTACACCTGCACAGCAAACTAGCTTATTCACTTTACCGAATGCTTTTACTGCCTCTGCCACAACATTTTCTGCTTGTTCAAATTTTGTAAGATCTGCTTGAACGTAAATTGCATTTTTATCTTCGATTTTCATAGATGGTTCAATACCGCAACCTACTACTTTTGCACCTTCTGCTAAGAAATGTTTTGCTACACCCTCGCCGATACCTGATGATGCGCCTGTTATAATTACTACTTTATTTTCGAATTTCATTTTAAAGCCTTCCTTCCATACCCGCTGGTATTTTTACGAAACCGAATTTCAATTTATCTTAATTGATAAATTGAACTATTTATCATTCGGTTTCAATTTTTTTATAATACTAATATTACTTAGAACTATTTGCTTGATTTAATTTATTTGCCAGTTCAACTACGTCCTTTGCAATGTCTTGTCGTGTTTCTAATGAATCAACATCACTATTTGGCAAACAAACTTCGCCAACTAATTCAGCGCTTAAATCATTTAGCAAGTTTTTAAATACAAGCTCTCCACCTAAGAATTGATTTTCAAAGCTTGGTGCTCCGCCTACCATCAAGATTGCACCTTTTTTAATAAAATGTGTTGGCATATCGTTTCTAATATGTCCAGCCCAATACAGTTGCAATCGGTCAATTAAGCTTTTCAGCTCTCCTGTTATAGAATGAAAATACATTGGTGATGCAAGGATAATATTATCTGCTTCTTCTATTTTTTGATAAATATCTTGCATTCCATC
It encodes:
- a CDS encoding SDR family NAD(P)-dependent oxidoreductase; its protein translation is MKFENKVVIITGASSGIGEGVAKHFLAEGAKVVGCGIEPSMKIEDKNAIYVQADLTKFEQAENVVAEAVKAFGKVNKLVCCAGVTFVGSLESTTSESFNRELQINLGGVFNMAKAAIVELKKQENSTIVTVGSDLGVHPIPERIGYCPSKAGVIMLTKCIALEYAPHIRVNCILPGLVRTPMIEQRFQEAEDPAALEEAYASIYPLHKMGKIEDMANAISFLSSDESGFITGEIMHVCGGSLI
- a CDS encoding ROK family transcriptional regulator, producing MNINQTKDIRTANRIKIIDAIIKNKEISRVEISKAANLNKATISTIVKEWIDLNIITETELGSSSGGRKPIMLMQNPNAGYCIAIDIGVTKIKVIITNLCNEIKETYNIPLVTNQFVTNYKQLYTYLDKVISAMDPSPYGIIGIGISVRGVVDLEGVIRNVPILKWKNIDIRSLLIDRYHVPVFVNNDGNLMALAEQENNNQYDNFAVISITDVISTGLVINGKLLQGHHGFANAIGHHTINFTETAQCSCGKYGCWEQYCSNDAVINQMNQLIDKPISRIQEFIAMVKIQDPSAMIVLNQFIKNLAIGIDNIIFVLDCEVIIINSEIVSALPYIISEVLKNTVLPITQTQDIFISQLGEDAAILGASKHCIYNFYTELANHPKYD
- a CDS encoding dihydrofolate reductase family protein, translated to MATSLFKMPFDVEKIKLNKIYESEDLKNAKITTLTCDHIKDIYGELKFVELHEDRPYTYTSLVTSIDGKIAFTDAPQGPLIAKLNQYDEDGATADWWILNMLRASCDGDIIGAGTMQAESDYTCHVFDQDLEDARIDAGLTPVPWNIISSLDATDIPFDHVLFHSPEIPVMISTSAAGIKVIEENIKNEYVVIGPVNNVKDVTEDMINLMKENQNKVIVIATGDNAPNSQVALYIMKKFGLNKVLVETPTYMHYLVSQGLMDELFFNYSCLYIGGQALSIGKFGKEFGSKDHPHTKMLSIHSHSDHFFYFRHKLIY
- a CDS encoding flavodoxin family protein, whose amino-acid sequence is MKTLVFFGSAREKGHTRAMVDLLLENLEGEKEIIDAYRTEVQPCKDCRFCWHKKGCSIKDGMQDIYQKIEEADNIILASPMYFHSITGELKSLIDRLQLYWAGHIRNDMPTHFIKKGAILMVGGAPSFENQFLGGELVFKNLLNDLSAELVGEVCLPNSDVDSLETRQDIAKDVVELANKLNQANSSK